A single window of Drosophila suzukii chromosome 3, CBGP_Dsuzu_IsoJpt1.0, whole genome shotgun sequence DNA harbors:
- the LOC108012612 gene encoding acyl-coenzyme A thioesterase 13, which yields MGTRKKGVEFAKHITEIITKSTGFESHLQKVKIVDGGDGACTAELKVDQDHVNLYKFMHGGYIMTLVDMITTYALMSKPCHPGVSVDLSVNFLNGAKLGDDVVIQANLSKVGKYLAFIDCTLKHKKDDMVIAKGTHLKYIKFD from the exons ATGGGAACTCGAAAAAAAGGAGTTGAATTCGCCAAGCATATCACCGAAATCATTACCAAATCAACGGGTTTTGAGAGTCACCTTCAAAAG GTCAAGATTGTGGATGGCGGCGATGGAGCCTGCACTGCTGAGCTGAAAGTGGACCAGGATCATGTCAACTTGTATAAATTTATGCACGGTGGTTACATCATGACCCTGGTCGACATGATAACCACCTACGCCCTGATGTCAAAACCCTGTCATCCCGGCGTTTCGGTAGATCTAAGTGTAAACTTTTTGAATGGAGCCAAGCTGGGTGATGACGTTGTGATTCAGGCCAATCTTTCTAAGGTGGGCAAGTACCTGGCCTTCATCGACTGCACTCTGAAGCACAAGAAGGACGACATGGTGATAGCCAAGGGCACGCACCTGAAATACATTAAATTTGACTAA
- the Pxn gene encoding peroxidasin produces the protein MRVSLLLLQLLGVVLLSGGARSAYCPAGCTCLDRTVRCIRAKLSAVPKVPQDTQTLDLRFNHIEELPANAFSGLAQLTTLFLNDNELAYLQDGALNGLPALRFLYLNNNRLSRLPAAIFQRMPRLEAIFLENNDIWQLPAGLFDNLPRLNRLIVYNNKLTQLPVDGFNRLNNLKRLRLDGNAIDCNCGVYSLWRRWHLDVQRQLVSISLTCASPQVLQNQGLSSLSEHHFKCAKPQFLVAPQDAQAFAGEQVELSCEVTGLPRPQITWMHNTQEVGGGGGGEEEQQARAEILPSGSLLIRSVEASDMGIYQCIARNEMDELRSQPVRLVVNGGDHPLDSLPDARSNQVWADAGTATPSPSSPSPSPPHFTHQPHDQIVALHGSGHVLLDCAASGWPQPDIQWFVNGRQLSQSTPSLQLQANGSLILLQPTQLSAGTYRCEARNSLGSVQASARIELKELPEILTAPQSQTIKLGKAFVLECDADGNPLPTIDWEFNGVLLAENTPDLQLENENTELVVSSARQEHAGVYRCIARNENGETSMEATIKVERSQSPPHLAIEPTNLAAITGTTIELPCQADQPEDGLQISWRHDGRLIDPNVQLTEKYQISGAGSLFVKNVTIPDGGRYECQLKNQFGRVSASALVTIRNNLDLAPGDRYVRIAFEEAAKEIDLAINNTLDMLFSNRSDKAPPNYGELLRVFRFPTGQARQLARAAEIYERTLVNIRKHVQEGDNLTMKSEEYEFRDLLSREHLHLVAELSGCMEHREMPNCTDMCFHSRYRSIDGTCNNLQHPTWGASLTAFRRLAPPIYENGFSMPVGWTKGMLYSGHAKPSARLVSTSLVATKEITPDARITHMVMQWGQFLDHDLDHAIPSVSSESWDGIDCKKSCEMAPPCYPIEVPPNDPRVRNRRCIDVVRSSAICGSGMTSLFFDSVQHREQINQLTSYIDASQVYGYSTPFAQELRNLTAQEGLLRVGVHFPRQKDMLPFAAPQDGMDCRRNLDENTMSCFVSGDIRVNEQVGLLAMHTIWMREHNRIARKLKEINSHWDGDTLYQESRKIVGAQMQHITFKQWLPLIIGESGMAMMGEYKGYDPQVNPSIANEFATAALRFGHTIINPILHRLNETFQPIPQGHLLLHKAFFAPWRLAYEGGVDPLMRGFLAVPAKLKTPDQNLNTELTEKLFQTAHAVALDLAAINIQRGRDHGMPGYNVYRKLCNLTVAQDFEDLAGEISNAEIRQKMKDLYGHPDNVDVWLGGILEDQVEGGKVGPLFQCLLVEQFKRLRDGDRLYYENPGVFSPQQLVQIKQANFGRVLCDVGDNFDEVTENVFILAKHQGGYKKCEDIAGINLYLWQECGRCGNSQPAIFDSYIPQTYTKRSSRQKRDLRRADDEVTTAESYDSPLESLYDVNEERVSGLEELIGSFQKELKKLHKKLRKVEESCNAVDSEPVAQVVQLAPAAAPPAQVISKPKRSHCVDDKGTTRLNNEVWSPDVCTKCNCFHGQVNCLRERCGEVSCPPGVDPLTPPEACCPHCPPLVK, from the exons AGATTTGCGTTTCAATCACATCGAGGAGCTACCGGCCAACGCGTTCAGTGGTCTCGCCCAGCTGACGACGCTCTTCCTGAATGACAACGAGCTGGCTTACCTGCAGGATGGGGCTCTCAATGGACTCCCGGCGCTGAGGTTCCTCTATCTGAACAATAATCGGCTAAGCCGCTTACCGGCGGCCATCTTCCAGCGAATGCCGCGCCTGGAGGCGAT TTTCCTGGAGAACAATGACATTTGGCAGCTGCCCGCCGGGCTCTTTGACAACTTGCCGCGCCTGAATCGCCT GATCGTGTACAACAACAAGCTGACCCAACTGCCCGTGGATGGTTTTAATCGACTGAACAACTTGAAGCGCCTGCGACTGGATGGCAATGCCATCGATTGCAATTGTGGAGTCTATTCGCTCTGGCGCCGCTGGCACCTGGATGTCCAGCGCCAACTGGTGTCCATCTCGCTCACCTGCGCCTCTCCCCAGGTGCTCCAAAACCAAGGACTCTCCAGCCTGAGCGAGCATCACTTTAAGTGCG CGAAGCCGCAGTTCCTGGTGGCTCCCCAAGACGCCCAGGCCTTCGCCGGGGAGCAGGTGGAGTTGAGCTGCGAGGTCACCggcctgccacgcccccaaaTCACGTGGATGCACAACACCCAGGAGGTGGGCGGTGGGGGCGGTGgtgaggaggagcagcaggcGAGGGCGGAGATCCTGCCCAGCGGCAGTCTGCTCATCCGCAGTGTGGAGGCCAGCGACATGGGCATCTATCAGTGCATTGCTCGCAATGAGATGGACGAACTGCGCTCCCAGCCTGTCCGCCTGGTAGTTAATGGCGGTGACCACCCACTCGATTCCCTCCCCGATGCCCGCAGCAATCAGGTGTGGGCGGATGCCGGAACAGCCACGCCATCGCCatcatcgccatcgccatcgccaccGCACTTCACCCACCAGCCGCATGACCAAATTGTGGCCCTCCATGGCTCTGGACACGTGCTCCTCGATTGCGCCGCCTCTGGCTGGCCACAGCCGGACATACAATGGTTCGTCAATGGCCGCCAACTCTCGCAGTCGACACCCAGCCTCCAACTCCAGGCCAATGGCAGCCTCATCCTGCTGCAGCCCACCCAACTCTCGGCCGGCACGTATCGCTGCGAGGCTCGCAACTCTTTGGGCAGCGTCCAGGCCTCCGCCCGCATCGAGCTGAAGG AATTGCCCGAAATTTTAACGGCCCCGCAAAGCCAAACAATCAAACTGGGCAAGGCCTTTGTGCTGGAGTGCGACGCCGATGGCAATCCGCTGCCCACCATCGACTGGGAGTTCAATGGAGTCCTCCTGGCGGAAAATACCCCTGATTTGCAGCTGGAGAACGAGAACACCGAACTGGTGGTAAGCTCGGCCCGCCAGGAGCATGCCG GTGTCTATCGCTGCATTGCGCGCAACGAGAACGGGGAGACGAGCATGGAGGCCACCATCAAAGTGGAACGGTCGCAATCGCCGCCGCATCTCGCCATCGAGCCGACCAATTTGGCTGCCATTACGGGCACCACCATCGAGCTGCCCTGCCAGGCCGACCAGCCGGAGGACGGACTGCAG ATTTCTTGGCGTCACGATGGCCGACTCATTGATCCGAATGTGCAGCTGACGGAGAAATATCAAATAAGCGGCGCCGGCAGTCTCTTCGTCAAGAATGTGACCATCCCAGATGGCGGGCGGTACGAGTGCCAGCTGAAGAACCAGTTTGGCCGCGTTTCCGCCTCCGCGCTGGTTACCATCAG AAACAATTTGGATTTGGCTCCAGGAGATCGTTATGTGCGCATTGCCTTCGAAGAGGCCGCCAAAGAAATTGACCTGGCCATTAACAACACCCTGGACATGCTCTTCTCCAACCGATCCGACAAAGCTCCCCCCAACTATGGTGAACTACTGCGGGTTTTCCGCTTTCCCACTGGCCAGGCCAGGCAATTGGCGCGTGCTGCAGAGATCTACGAAAGAACTTTGGTTAATATCCGGAAACACGTGCAGGAAGGAGATAATCTGACCATGAAGAGCGAGGAGTACGAGTTCAGGGATCTGCTGTCCAGGGAGCATCTGCATCTGGTGGCGGAGCTTTCCGGATGCATGGAGCACCGTGAGATGCCCAACTGTACGGATATGTGCTTCCATTCGCGTTACCGTAGTATCGATGGCACCTGCAACAATCTACAACATCCTACCTGGGGTGCCTCACTCACCGCCTTCCGGAGATTGGCGCCACCCATTTACGAGAATGGTTTCAGCATGCCTGTGGGCTGGACCAAGGGAATGTTGTATTCCGGCCATGCGAAGCCCAGTGCAAGATTGGTTTCCACTTCCTTAGTGGCCACCAAAGAAATCACACCGGACGCCAGGATCACCCACATGGTGATGCAGTGGGGACAGTTCCTCGATCACGATCTGGATCATGCCATACCATCGGTGAGTTCGGAGAGCTGGGATGGCATCGATTGCAAGAAGAGCTGCGAGATGGCTCCTCCCTGCTATCCCATCGAGGTGCCACCGAATGATCCGCGAGTCCGGAATCGCCGTTGCATCGATGTGGTGCGATCCAGTGCCATCTGTGGATCCGGCATGACCTCCCTCTTCTTCGACAGCGTTCAGCATCGCGAGCAGATCAATCAGCTCACCTCGTATATAGACGCATCCCAGGTCTATGGTTACAGTACTCCGTTTGCCCAGGAACTGAGGAATCTTACGGCCCAGGAGGGTCTACTCCGGGTGGGGGTTCACTTCCCTAGACAGAAGGACATGCTGCCCTTTGCCGCCCCGCAGGATGGCATGGATTGCAGGAGGAATCTCGATGAGAACACCATGAGTTGCTTCGTTTCCGGAGATATCCGAGTGAATGAACAGGTGGGTCTGCTGGCCATGCACACCATTTGGATGAGGGAGCATAACAGGATAGCCAGGAAGCTAAAGGAAATCAATTCCCATTGGGATGGTGATACTCTATACCAGGAATCGCGAAAGATAGTGGGCGCCCAGATGCAGCACATCACCTTCAAGCAGTGGTTGCCCCTGATCATTGGTGAAAGTGGCATGGCGATGATGGGCGAGTACAAGGGCTATGATCCTCAAGTGAATCCCAGTATAGCCAATGAGTTTGCCACGGCAGCTCTGCGATTTGGACACACCATCATCAATCCCATACTCCACCGCTTGAATGAGACCTTCCAGCCAATTCCCCAGGGTCACCTGCTCCTCCACAAGGCCTTCTTTGCCCCCTGGCGTTTGGCCTACGAGGGTGGTGTGGATCCCCTGATGAGGGGCTTTCTGGCCGTACCCGCCAAGTTGAAGACCCCCGATCAGAACCTCAATACGGAGCTCACCGAGAAGCTATTCCAAACTGCCCATGCCGTGGCCCTGGATCTGGCTGCCATTAATATCCAGAGGGGCAGGGATCACGGAATGCCTGGCTATAATGTCTATAGGAAGTTGTGTAATCTCACAGTGGCCCAGGACTTCGAGGACCTGGCTGGGGAGATAAGTAACGCTGAGATACGCCAGAAGATGAAGGATCTGTATGGGCATCCGGATAACGTGGACGTTTGGCTGGGCGGCATCCTGGAGGATCAGGTGGAGGGTGGCAAGGTGGGTCCGCTCTTCCAGTGCCTCCTGGTGGAACAATTTAAGCGCCTTCGCGATGGCGATCGCTTGTACTACGAGAATCCCGGAGTGTTCTCACCCCAGCAGTTAGTCCAAATCAAGCAGGCCAACTTTGGTCGAGTGCTCTGCGATGTGGGTGATAACTTCGACGAGGTCACCGAGAATGTCTTTATTCTGGCCAAGCACCAGGGTGGCTACAAGAAGTGCGAGGATATAGCTGGCATCAATCTCTACCTCTGGCAGGAATGTGGCCGGTGCGGTAATAGTCAACCCGCCATCTTCGATTCCTATATACCCCAAACCTACACCAAGAGGAGTAGCCGGCAGAAGAGAGATCTCCGACGAGCAGATGACGAGGTGACCACCGCCGAGAGCTATGACAGTCCACTGGAGTCCCTCTATGATGTGAATGAGGAGAGGGTTAGCGGGCTGGAGGAGCTGATTGGCAGCTTCCAGAAGGAACTGAAGAAGCTGCACAAGAAACTGCGAAAAGTGGAGGAATCCTGCAATGCCGTTGACTCCGAACCGGTGGCTCAGGTGGTGCAATTGgcgccagcagcagcaccaccgGCCCAAGTGATCTCCAAGCCCAAGAGGAGCCACTGCGTCGACGACAAGGGCACCACGCGGCTGAACAACGAGGTCTGGTCGCCGGATGTGTGCACCAAGTGCAACTGCTTCCACGGCCAAGTGAACTGCCTAAGGGAGCGATGTGGCGAGGTCAGCTGTCCGCCGGGAGTGGATCCACTCACGCCTCCCGAGGCCTGCTGCCCCCACTGCCCCCCGCTGGTCAAGTGA
- the LOC108013182 gene encoding uncharacterized protein yields the protein MTKVTEGEISDGVEDVGKPNLEFPVLAKGFVRQDSIHDFVSSHADRNFVALSGSKSDVVTLELNSKFMVVDPFPYFVAIFESNVEELRPLDALANQVNLVAIYDSCNVLEAQHLALEPGYTAVCSLSVPPARLVTVKRAPKLLANGNLLLASLNTYGSLSLMSKPAEYNRWSRLEELNIAVVLRDTLLPEMEIAKITNFRQYQAFINRAWITMFTWLPHESEANGSMVLILGTATGSLWLLTLSPDVKTILSHQQTQTSLGRICYIHAFEGLLLVGDINGLIHLYQFSAQETTGLILTKTLWEKADRLGLQMAVITQCPAKDCYYITCCKAAHLLTWCMPRSEEKECLEARLYVGGVKITGLCSLDDTSYAAGTATSQLQHIQIIHENNQLSLKMQSIAMYGLQDFQLMGLCTSGNKNLMTMFLYRNKEYMCQTVSQKKQCVMQILKVGKQDALAQLSSRLEIDKPINNYIDLLAELRLHVFAEENWQKYIDYGPLDSFQFTETATEIQLQQLQLKFHVLQSVLRLQSSLLQLTVHIKNTQDEMQLLVAMLLITHIRLRLQFIGSLSQRTPFQEVVIKCMFEEAQRLVNKLKADFTEEHVLGATTKAFVDQIGIHLQFLHEKLGNPVIADPTDKQVLRCTASFVEISPSLDRRYCSLCERTILFELENLQELYDLGRNLTCPVCHGSFAVEMLHA from the exons ATGACAAAAGTTACTGAGGGAGAAATTTCAGACGGCGTCGAAGATGTCGGGAAAC CTAATCTGGAATTCCCTGTGCTAGCCAAGGGATTCGTCCGTCAGGACTCCATACACGATTTTGTAAGCAGTCACGCGGACAGGAACTTTGTAGCCCTAAGTGGTTCCAAATCGGATGTGGTTACCTTGGAGCTAAACAGCAAATTCATGGTCGTGGATCCCTTTCCCTATTTCGTGGCTATTTTCGAGTCCAACGTTGAGGAGCTGCGACCTCTGGATGCTCTGGCCAACCAGGTGAACCTGGTGGCCATATACGATAGCTGCAATGTCCTGGAGGCCCAACACTTGGCTCTGGAGCCGGGTTACACGGCCGTTTGTTCCCTTTCTGTGCCACCAGCAAGATTGGTAACTGTCAAGAGGGCACCCAAGCTGCTGGCCAATGGAAATCTTCTGCTGGCCTCCCTCAACACCTACGGGTCCTTGAGCCTAATGAGCAAACCGGCCGAGTACAACCGCTGGAGTCGGCTGGAGGAGCTCAACATCGCCGTGGTGCTGAGGGACACTTTACTGCCCGAAATGGAGATAGCcaagataacaaactttaggCAATATCAGGCATTCATTAATCGCGCCTGGATCACTATGTTCACTTGGTTGCCGCATGAATCAGAGGCCAATGGTTCAATGGTTTTGATCCTAGGAACCGCCACCGGTAGTTTGTGGTTGCTTACTCTGAGCCCCGATGTGAAAACCATTCTGAGTCACCAACAAACGCAGACTTCCCTTGGTCGCATTTGCTATATACACGCTTTCGAGGGTCTCCTGCTAGTGGGCGACATCAACGGACTCATCCATCTGTACCAATTCTCAGCACAGGAAACTACCGGCCTTATCCTGACAAAGACTTTGTGGGAGAAAGCAGACCGCTTGGGCTTGCAAATGGCAGTCATTACCCAATGTCCCGCCAAGGATTGCTACTACATAACCTGCTGCAAGGCGGCGCATCTGCTGACCTGGTGTATGCCAAGATCGGAGGAGAAGGAGTGCCTGGAAGCACGACTCTATGTGGGCGGCGTGAAGATCACCGGACTCTGCAGCCTGGACGACACTAGCTATGCGGCTGGAACCGCCACTAGCCAATTGCAACACATTCAAATTATCCACGAGAACAACCAGCTCAGCCTAAAGATGCAATCGATAGCCATGTATGGGCTGCAGGACTTCCAGTTAATGGGTCTCTGTACCAGTGGGAACAAGAACCTAATGACCATGTTTCTCTACCGCAACAAGGAGTATATGTGCCAAACTGTGTCTCAAAAAAAGCAGTGTGTAATGCAAATACTCAAGGTCGGGAAACAGGATGCACTTGCTCAGCTTAGCAGCAGGCTGGAAATCGATAAACCCATTAACAACTACATCGATTTATTGGCGGAACTCCGTCTTCACGTATTTGCCGAAGAAAATTGGCAAAAATACATTGACTATGGACCGTTGGATTCCTTTCAATTTACGGAGACTGCCACGGAAATTCAGTTGCAGCAGTTGCAACTCAAATTCCATGTCCTTCAATCTGTTCTCCGCCTGCAATCGAGCCTCCTCCAGTTGACGGTTCATATCAAGAATACCCAGGATGAAATGCAGTTGCTTGTGGCGATGCTACTCATCACACACATAAGACTAAGACTCCAGTTTATTGGTTCACTAAGTCAAAGAACCCCATTCCAGGAGGTTGTGATAAAGTGCATGTTTGAGGAGGCCCAACGACTGGTAAACAAACTAAAGGCTGACTTTACGGAGGAGCATGTTTTGGGGGCCACCACAAAGGCTTTTGTTGACCAAATCGGTATACACCTACAGTTTTTGCATGAAAAGCTGGGAAATCCTGTAATAGCTGATCCTACGGATAAGCAAGTTTTGCGCTGCACTGCGTCCTTTGTGGAG ATTTCCCCCAGCCTGGATCGACGCTACTGCAGTCTCTGCGAACGTACAATCCTGTTCGAGCTGGAGAATCTGCAGGAACTCTACGATCTGGGCAGGAATCTCACATGCCCCGTGTGCCATGGAAGCTTCGCCGTGGAAATGTTACATGCATAA
- the dos gene encoding protein daughter of sevenless, which yields MDRTFYEGWLIKSPPTKRIWRARWRRRWFTLKQGEIPEQFCLEYYTDHNCRKLKGVIDLDQCEQVDCGLRLENRKQKFQYMFDIKTPKRTYYLAAETEADMRDWVNCICQVCHLHDTKQSNELPLGAVGADENRTQHTSSSGGLSNSTQNTTTTSLHSSAGTTAAQAAGPNAGGVAQLRRPAVIEQQPMPSNAGNNNSDSVYVNTEYSNRETMLCDANFDQQDLLSAAQQQPPPSPATALYLNHSALIQAQAAAAAAEQLQQQQQQAARLAVNANGVVRKLPEHLVLTQQTLAEAAAQQHSSVQASPALSTASGPYIPISECFSGSPRFLPGSGAPGADVAIPNNPTTPLNNLDPKFYDTPRSHNNIGLNLTNDQSYSPKITNLSLQQLASTNASKQRSDSDSESVFTDDDEWAHPLPLRENVDRSTRPSDSSIENESFVLTYSQRFSKMPEEGGAVVPPTEKNSKLTGAASLGEAGDQGTLDKLAKVLKNKNNLILDFKENEKIPRDLPQLSDTENTSPAIVARRHAHSTLIEESYDIPRSHQQPYYNVNQLLGERPVTSPHNSNPIAASTPNLMAADLGSVAATLTAANSGQISGAQTAASSPTSARTLPRHCYTNAAPTKMEGNVFRYDFMEQADCPPVNRKLKPKVAGGLPALEDKPPEEFPAKPPVGVEHLTNKLGAAQLQQPIGPPSVDRKCKPNVFKLGTSATMSPSTRRSSGAPLSMVLPHETDVHSPGAAYFHETRTLPRQQHRQHPNSPGSMSVQHQRTASAAAAMMSLAGAAGAPKQQPPAQAEHKLQYFDLDVTNKPPLLNRSSMSVGNLYSQGGNGASGMRLAGVDTGGARAPVPSSVVYRSVDFVKTEAFKRIREERESSGNK from the exons ATGGATCGCACTTTCTACGAGGGCTGGCTAATCAAGTCGCCGCCCACCAAGCGCATTTGGCGAGCA CGCTGGAGGCGTCGCTGGTTCACGCTGAAGCAGGGCGAGATACCGGAGCAGTTCTGCCTCGAATACTACACCGACCACAACTGCCGCAAGCTGAAGGGCGTCATCGATTTGGATCAGTGCGAACAGGTGGACTGTGGCCTGCGGCTGGAGAATCGCAAGCAGAAGTTTCAGTACATGTTTGATATCAAGACGCCCAAGCGTACCTATTACCTGGCTGCCGAAACGGAGGCGGATATGCGTGACTGGGTCAACTGCATCTGCCAGGTGTGTCACCTGCACGATACCAAGCAGTCGAATGAGTTGCCATTGGGAGCGGTGGGTGCTG ATGAAAACCGCACCCAGCACACGAGCTCCAGTGGCGGGCTGAGCAACTCCACTCAAAATACGACCACCACTTCGCTGCACTCCTCCGCTGGAACCACAGCGGCCCAAGCTGCGGGCCCAAATGCTGGAGGAGTGGCCCAACTGCGACGACCGGCGGTCATTGAACAGCAACCGATGCCCTCGAATGCTGGGAACAACAATTCAGACTCAGTATATGTCAACACGGAGTACAGCAATCGCGAGACGATGCTCTGTGATGCCAACTTTGACCAGCAGGATCTGCTCTCGGCTGCCCAGCAGCAACCGCCACCGTCGCCGGCAACAGCTCTTTATCTGAACCACAGTGCTTTGATCCAAGCTCAGGCGGCAGCCGCAGCCGCcgagcaactgcagcagcagcagcaacaggctGCCCGCTTGGCGGTCAACGCCAATGGAGTGGTGCGTAAGCTGCCGGAGCACCTGGTGCTGACGCAACAAACCCTGGCGGAGGCAGCAGCCCAGCAACACAGCAGCGTCCAGGCCTCGCCCGCTTTGAGCACAGCCTCCGGGCCATATATACCCATCAGCGAGTGCTTCTCGGGCAGCCCGAGATTCCTGCCCGGCAGTGGAGCTCCCGGTGCAGATGTGGCCATACCAAACAACCCCACCACGCCGCTGAACAACTTGGATCCCAAGTTCTACGATACGCCGCGCAGTCATAACAACATCGGTCTGAATTTGACCAACGATCAATCGTACTCACCGAAGATCACCAATTTGAGTCTG CAACAGTTGGCTAGTACAAATGCAAGTAAACAACGCTCCGACTCGGATTCGGAAAGCGTTTTTACCGATGACGATGAGTGGGCCCATCCTTTGCCCCTGCGCGAGAATGTGG ATCGCAGCACACGACCCTCTGATAGTTCCATTGAGAACGAATCGTTTGTGCTGACCTACTCGCAGCGTTTCTCCAAAATGCCCGAGGAAGGCGGTGCAGTGGTGCCGCCGACCGAAAAGAATTCCAAGCTAACGGGAGCAGCATCTCTGGGAGAAGCTGGTGACCAAGGAACGCTGGACAAACTGGCCAAGGtgctaaaaaacaaaaataatctCATATTGGACTTTAAGGAGAATGAAAA AATTCCGCGAGATCTGCCCCAGCTGTCGGATACGGAAAACACTTCACCGGCCATTGTGGCCCGTCGCCATGCCCACTCAACCCTTATTGAGGAGAGCTACGACATTCCACGCTCCCACCAGCAACCCTACTACAATGTCAACCAGCTGCTGGGCGAGCGACCAGTCACCAGTCCGCACAACTCTAATCCCATTGCAGCATCCACACCGAATCTCATGGCCGCCGATTTGGGTTCAGTGGCTGCCACATTAACGGCAGCGAATTCCGGCCAGATTAGCGGTGCTCAGACGGCCGCCTCATCGCCCACCAGTGCAAGAACGTTGCCCCGACACTGCTACACCAATGCAGCCCCCACAAAGATGGAGGGCAATGTCTTTCGGTACGATTTCATGGAGCAGGCGGACTGCCCACCGGTGAACCGCAAGCTGAAGCCGAAGGTGGCGGGAGGATTGCCTGCCCTGGAGGACAAGCCGCCGGAGGAATTTCCAGCAAAGCCCCCGGTGGGCGTAGAGCATTTAACTAATAAACTGGGTGCTGCGCAACTGCAGCAGCCGATTGGACCCCCCAGTGTGGACAGAAAGTGCAAGCCGAATGTCTTCAAG TTGGGAACTTCGGCTACCATGTCGCCGTCGACACGTCGTTCCTCTGGAGCCCCTCTTTCCATGGTACTGCCACATGAAACGGATGTCCACTCACCGGGTGCCGCCTACTTCCACGAGACGCGCACCCTGCCTCGCCAGCAGCATCGGCAGCATCCCAACAGTCCCGGCAGCATGTCCGTGCAACATCAGCGCACCGCATCGGCAGCGGCTGCCATGATGAGCTTGGCGGGAGCTGCCGGAGCTCCCAAGCAGCAACCACCGGCGCAGGCTGAGCACAAGCTGCAGTACTTTGATCTGGATGTTACCAACAAACCGCCGCTGCTTAACAGATCCAGCATGAGTGTGGGCAATCTGTACTCCCAAGGTGGAAATGGAGCCAGCGGGATGCGACTCGCTGGCGTGGACACGGGAGGTGCCCGGGCCCCAGTGCCCAGCAGTGTGGTCTACAGATCGGTGGACTTTGTCAAGACGGAGGCATTCAAGAGGATTCGGGAGGAGCGAGAGAGCAGCGGCAACAAGTGA
- the LOC108013183 gene encoding enkurin has translation MSLVYITHHDENILGCEHEFEKAQGPKESIFVYKNPVVERAAKYARKLRERLNEEDKKLSVVLQNDGTRVLTEAKKSLHRSMGCAHTPIDPPCAFLRKNQGIKWRRENTHKCPKMPPMPPLPPPGSGGRKSNMAPNFIKRNKMCAGQTIPCPPPPRFIDTPGGTRQNLLNSGLIPQFICRKDFGKVPVYLKKTKRMLADMNAVCAKEQARLLELCRGIKGFTRASVDLGGPPPMPGMRVMEQPERNEILEGLRLSLTDMTKQYQSMSLLIDSIAKRQRKSKLESDLRQVEQDILLIETTPIIYVSEY, from the exons ATGTCGCTGGTCTACATCACCCATCACGATGAGAACATTCTCGGGTGTGAGCATGAGTTTGAGAAGGCTCAAGGACCCAAGGAATCTATTTTTGTGTACAAAAATC CTGTTGTGGAGAGGGCTGCCAAGTATGCCAGGAAACTTCGCGAACGCTTGAATGAGGAGGACAAGAAGCTATCGGTTGTCCTGCAGAACGATGGCACTCGCGTCCTCACCGAAGCCAAGAAATCATTGCATCGTTCCATGGGCTGTGCCCACACCCCGATTGACCCACCGTGCGCCTTTCTGCGCAAGAACCAAGGTATCAAATGGCGGCGCGAAAACACCCACAAGTGTCCCAAAATGCCGCCAATGCCCCCACTACCTCCACCGGGCAGTGGCGGGCGCAAGTCGAACATGGCGCCCAATTTCATAAAACGGAACAAGATGTGCGCCGGGCAGACCATTCCCTGTCCCCCGCCACCTCGCTTCATAGACACCCCCGGGGGCACTCGTCAAAATCTACTCAATTCCGGATTGATTCCGCAGTTTATATGCCGCAAGGATTTCGGCAAGGTGCCGGTGTATCTCAAGAAAACCAAGAGGATGCTGGCCGACATGAATGCGGTGTGTGCCAAGGAGCAGGCACGTTTGCTGGAGCTGTGCCGCGGGATCAAGGGATTCACCAGGGCCTCCGTCGACTTGGGTGGTCCGCCGCCGATGCCAGGAATGCGGGTGATGGAGCAGCCGGAGCGCAATGAGATTCTAGAGGGCCTTCGCCTGAGCCTGACCGACATGACCAAGCAGTATCAGTCCATGTCGCTACTCATCGACAGCATCGCCAAGCGGCAGCGCAAGAGCAAGCTGGAGTCCGATCTTCGCCAGGTGGAGCAGGACATTCTGCTGATCGAGACCACTCCCATTATCTACGTTTCCGAGTATTAG
- the LOC108013184 gene encoding acyl-coenzyme A thioesterase 13, with the protein MATKKLGMDFVKQMSEYASGSNGFDRVLRMIKITGGGDGRAVGEFTVAQEHLNRQGTLHGGLTATIVDNCTTYALMSKGSHPGVTANLNVSYIAAAKPGEVIEIDCNTVRAGKKMAYLDCLLRRKSDGKIIAKGGQVKYIQFDKEKLDF; encoded by the exons ATGGCGACAAAAAAACTTGGAATG GACTTCGTGAAGCAGATGTCCGAATACGCCAGTGGTTCAAACGGGTTCGACAGGGTTTTAAGAATG ATTAAAATCACTGGTGGAGGTGATGGTCGCGCTGTGGGAGAGTTCACTGTGGCCCAGGAGCACTTGAATCGGCAGGGAACCCTACATGGTGGTCTAACGGCCACAATTGTTGATAATTGTACCACGTATGCCCTTATGTCGAAAG gaTCCCATCCTGGAGTTACGGCTAACTTGAATGTCAGCTATATCGCTGCTGCTAAACCTGGGGAAGTTATTGAAATTGATTGCAATACTGTAAGGGCCGGTAAGAAAATGGCCTATTTGGATTGCCTTCTGAGGCGTAAATCGGATGGGAAGATCATTGCCAAGGGAGGACAAGTCAAGTACATTCAATTTGACAAGGAAAAGCTGGATTTTTAG